One Helicobacter cetorum MIT 00-7128 DNA window includes the following coding sequences:
- a CDS encoding RelA/SpoT family protein, whose protein sequence is MNEIDKSVDIGFLRILDVIKKVKTPKSGIEILRTLTDFTPKVESALALAMKCHKGQQRKSGEPYIVHSICVASIVAFCGGDEAMICSALLHDVVEDTDCSIEYVRQEFGHDIANLVDALTKITEIRKEELVVDKQNPRIVVSALTFRKILISAIEDPRALIVKISDRLHNMLTLDALPNDKQVRISKETLAVYAPIASRLGMSSIKNELEDKSFYYIYPEEYKNIKDYLHKNKQSLMLKLNDFASKLEKMLLDSGFVNSDFKLVARVKRPYSIYLKMQRKGAVNIDEILDLLAIRILLKNPIDCYKVLGIIHLNFKPIVSRFKDYIALPKENGYKTIHTTIFDESSIYEVQIRTFDMHVGAEYGNSAHWKYKSGGVDTECMRWLQNFKYHDSDFKTNPKEFYELAKNDLYREDIVVFSPNGDTYTLPVGAIALDFAYMVHSDLGDRATNAYINNKKALLNQELRSGDVVKIINGDKITPRFVWIDQLKTSKAKNHLRIQRKNRLREIDVKSMMNILTTFFGHPLFEDLGLKDYKLFEEKLLSCGVETTPLEAMKNFELLSKLSEEIEEKVMLLKESAILEYKEASLWARGLRYLGFKTSILSFLTPNNRQWQCNELENFTIYTSNALDVKQVLLNDCCHPKYGDEIIAIVMDSKEPKAVVHHKFCKEAIVDIDAGQPMIYIEWHKRDKTIYKMMFYLGEKKGVLAHLLAFLAKNECNVVGVSYSGYKDSYSPHCEVCFEITTDRADAMRTLLSRKYQDRIVEFSSLGDAYEL, encoded by the coding sequence ATGAACGAAATTGATAAGTCCGTTGATATCGGCTTTTTACGCATTCTTGATGTTATAAAAAAGGTAAAAACCCCTAAGAGTGGGATTGAAATTCTAAGAACCCTAACTGATTTTACACCAAAGGTTGAGAGCGCTCTAGCTTTGGCTATGAAATGTCATAAGGGTCAACAAAGAAAGAGTGGCGAGCCTTATATTGTTCATTCTATTTGTGTGGCAAGCATTGTAGCCTTTTGTGGTGGCGATGAGGCTATGATATGTTCAGCGCTCTTACATGATGTGGTAGAAGATACTGATTGCAGTATTGAATATGTTAGACAAGAGTTTGGGCATGACATTGCCAACTTAGTAGATGCGCTCACTAAAATTACTGAGATTAGAAAAGAAGAGTTGGTTGTAGATAAGCAAAATCCTAGAATAGTGGTCTCTGCACTCACTTTTAGAAAAATTCTCATTAGTGCCATAGAAGACCCAAGGGCTTTGATTGTTAAAATTAGTGATAGATTGCATAACATGCTCACTTTAGATGCCTTGCCAAATGATAAGCAAGTGCGTATTTCTAAAGAGACTTTAGCGGTGTATGCCCCCATAGCAAGCCGACTAGGAATGTCATCAATCAAAAATGAGTTAGAGGACAAGAGTTTTTACTATATTTATCCTGAAGAATATAAAAATATTAAAGACTACTTGCACAAAAACAAACAATCTCTAATGCTAAAACTCAATGATTTTGCAAGCAAGCTAGAAAAAATGCTTTTGGATAGTGGATTTGTTAATTCTGATTTTAAGCTAGTAGCAAGAGTCAAGCGCCCTTATTCTATTTATCTTAAAATGCAACGAAAAGGGGCGGTCAATATTGATGAAATTTTAGACTTATTAGCCATTAGGATTTTATTAAAAAATCCTATTGATTGCTACAAGGTGCTAGGAATTATTCATTTGAATTTTAAACCCATAGTCTCTCGTTTCAAAGATTATATTGCTTTACCTAAGGAAAATGGCTATAAGACAATCCATACGACTATTTTTGATGAATCCTCCATTTATGAAGTGCAGATTCGCACTTTTGATATGCATGTAGGGGCAGAATATGGTAATTCGGCTCATTGGAAATACAAGTCTGGTGGCGTAGATACAGAATGCATGCGTTGGCTACAGAATTTTAAATACCATGACAGCGACTTTAAGACTAATCCCAAAGAATTTTATGAGCTTGCTAAGAATGATTTATATCGTGAAGATATTGTCGTTTTTTCGCCTAATGGAGACACTTATACTTTGCCGGTGGGAGCGATTGCTTTAGATTTTGCTTACATGGTGCATAGTGATTTGGGCGATAGAGCCACGAACGCTTATATCAATAATAAAAAAGCCTTGTTAAATCAGGAATTGAGAAGTGGTGATGTGGTTAAAATTATTAATGGCGATAAAATAACCCCTCGTTTTGTTTGGATAGACCAACTCAAAACTTCTAAGGCTAAAAATCATTTAAGAATCCAAAGAAAAAATCGCTTAAGAGAAATTGATGTTAAGAGCATGATGAATATTTTAACCACTTTTTTTGGACATCCTTTATTTGAAGATTTAGGCTTAAAGGATTATAAACTATTTGAAGAAAAGCTTTTAAGTTGTGGGGTAGAGACCACGCCCTTAGAGGCTATGAAAAATTTTGAACTTTTATCTAAGCTAAGCGAAGAAATAGAAGAAAAAGTCATGCTTTTGAAAGAAAGTGCTATTTTGGAATATAAAGAGGCGAGTTTATGGGCTAGAGGGCTTAGATACTTGGGTTTTAAGACAAGTATTCTGAGTTTTTTAACACCTAATAATCGCCAATGGCAGTGTAATGAGTTAGAAAATTTTACTATCTATACAAGCAATGCGCTAGATGTTAAGCAAGTGCTATTGAATGATTGTTGTCATCCTAAATATGGTGATGAAATCATTGCTATTGTTATGGACTCTAAAGAGCCAAAGGCTGTTGTGCATCACAAATTTTGCAAAGAGGCTATTGTAGATATTGATGCAGGACAGCCCATGATTTATATAGAATGGCATAAACGAGATAAGACAATTTATAAAATGATGTTTTATTTGGGAGAAAAAAAGGGTGTTTTAGCCCATCTGTTAGCCTTTTTAGCAAAAAATGAATGTAATGTTGTAGGGGTTTCTTATTCGGGTTATAAAGATAGCTACTCCCCACATTGTGAGGTGTGCTTTGAGATAACAACAGATAGAGCAGATGCTATGAGAACTTTATTAAGTAGAAAATATCAAGATAGAATCGTAGAATTTTCTAGTTTAGGCGATGCTTATGAATTATAA
- a CDS encoding DNA-directed RNA polymerase subunit omega, with the protein MKKERTESLVAQALKNIGNDRYVLDNLVFARVKQLNAGAKTLVNMDPKRHKLVDIAIREIAEGKIDIDRIDERN; encoded by the coding sequence TTGAAAAAAGAAAGAACTGAAAGCTTGGTAGCTCAAGCATTGAAAAATATTGGAAACGACCGCTATGTATTAGATAATTTGGTATTTGCTCGTGTGAAGCAATTAAATGCTGGGGCAAAAACTTTGGTAAATATGGACCCTAAGCGCCATAAATTGGTAGATATTGCAATTCGTGAGATTGCTGAAGGCAAAATTGATATAGATAGGATAGATGAACGAAATTGA
- the pyrH gene encoding UMP kinase, translating into MKVKTSTNKRVLVKFSGEALAGDNNFGIDIHILDYIAKEIKSLVENDIEVGIVIGGGNIIRGVSAAQGGIIRRTSGDYMGMLATVINAVAMQEALEHIGLDTRVQSAIEIKEICESYIYRKAIRHLEKGRIVIFGAGTGNPFFTTDTAATLRAIEIGADLIIKATKVDGIYDKDPNKFEDAKKLDTLSYNDALLGNIEVMDDTAISLAKDNKLPIVVCNMFKKDNLLQVIKHQQGVFSMVK; encoded by the coding sequence ATGAAAGTAAAAACATCAACAAATAAGCGTGTATTAGTGAAATTTTCTGGCGAAGCCTTAGCTGGGGATAATAATTTTGGAATTGATATTCATATTTTAGATTATATTGCCAAAGAAATTAAATCATTAGTTGAAAATGATATTGAAGTGGGTATTGTGATAGGCGGGGGCAATATTATTAGGGGGGTTAGTGCGGCTCAAGGGGGGATTATTAGACGCACCAGTGGGGATTATATGGGAATGCTCGCTACCGTGATTAATGCGGTGGCTATGCAAGAAGCCTTAGAGCATATTGGCTTAGATACAAGAGTGCAAAGTGCGATTGAGATTAAAGAGATTTGTGAAAGCTACATCTATAGAAAGGCTATCAGGCATTTAGAAAAGGGTAGGATTGTGATTTTTGGAGCTGGCACAGGGAATCCTTTCTTCACCACTGATACTGCCGCTACTTTAAGAGCAATTGAAATTGGGGCTGATTTAATTATTAAAGCCACCAAAGTAGATGGCATCTATGATAAAGACCCTAATAAATTTGAAGATGCCAAAAAATTAGATACTTTGAGCTACAATGATGCCTTACTTGGCAATATTGAAGTTATGGACGATACAGCGATTTCTTTAGCTAAAGACAATAAACTTCCTATCGTTGTGTGCAACATGTTTAAAAAAGATAATTTATTGCAAGTGATTAAGCACCAACAAGGCGTATTTTCTATGGTAAAATAA
- a CDS encoding adenosylmethionine--8-amino-7-oxononanoate transaminase — MNFQENLATLDLKHIWHPCSQMQEHQNFPIIPIKKAKGIYLYDFNNNAYMDLISSWWVNLFGHNNAYISEQLKNQIDSLEHVLLASFSHKPIITLSQRLCKLTQLDKCFYADNGSSCIEIALKMSYHAHFLENKTHQKKLFLSLSNSYHGETLGALSVGDVKLYKDTYTPLLLNNLITPVPKNDNEIQDCLNALKHLLDGHAKEICAFIVEPLLQCAGNMHIYSTKYLEQAVLLCKEKKIHIIFDEIATGFGRTGTMFAYEQCKIKPDFLCLSKGISGGYLPLSVLLTHDEIYNKFYAPYEENKAFLHSHSYTGNALACACANATLDIFEKENIIEKNQALSAFIFSTLEEALKDLIKQQVVYNLRHLGMVFAFEVSLQTTERLSLSIFKKALTKGLLLRPLNNTIYLMPPYIITHREIEKAISSLVEIINELKT; from the coding sequence ATGAATTTTCAAGAAAATCTAGCCACTTTAGATTTAAAACATATTTGGCATCCTTGTTCACAAATGCAAGAGCATCAAAATTTTCCTATTATCCCTATTAAAAAGGCTAAAGGAATTTATCTCTATGATTTTAACAATAACGCCTATATGGATTTAATCAGCTCATGGTGGGTGAATCTCTTTGGACACAATAACGCTTATATTAGCGAGCAACTTAAAAATCAAATTGATAGCTTAGAGCATGTTTTGCTTGCATCTTTTAGCCACAAGCCTATCATTACACTTTCTCAAAGATTATGCAAACTCACGCAATTGGATAAATGTTTTTATGCAGATAATGGCTCATCTTGTATTGAAATCGCTTTAAAAATGAGCTACCACGCTCATTTTTTAGAGAATAAAACGCATCAAAAAAAGCTTTTTTTATCGCTCTCTAATTCCTATCATGGCGAGACTTTGGGAGCATTGAGCGTGGGTGATGTGAAACTTTATAAAGATACTTACACCCCTTTATTGCTCAATAATCTCATCACACCCGTGCCTAAAAATGACAACGAGATACAAGATTGCTTGAATGCTTTAAAGCATTTATTAGATGGGCATGCTAAAGAAATTTGTGCTTTTATTGTAGAGCCACTTTTACAATGTGCAGGAAATATGCATATTTATAGCACAAAGTATTTGGAGCAAGCCGTTTTATTGTGTAAGGAAAAAAAGATTCATATTATTTTTGATGAAATCGCCACAGGATTTGGACGCACAGGGACCATGTTTGCTTATGAGCAATGTAAAATTAAACCTGATTTTTTATGTTTGTCTAAGGGGATTAGTGGGGGGTATTTGCCTTTAAGTGTGCTACTAACTCATGATGAAATTTATAATAAATTTTATGCTCCCTATGAAGAAAATAAAGCGTTTTTGCATTCGCATAGTTATACAGGAAATGCCCTAGCGTGTGCGTGTGCAAATGCTACACTAGATATTTTTGAAAAAGAAAATATTATTGAAAAAAACCAAGCTTTAAGCGCATTTATTTTCAGCACTCTAGAAGAGGCATTAAAGGATTTGATAAAGCAACAAGTGGTGTATAATTTAAGGCATTTGGGTATGGTTTTTGCCTTTGAAGTATCCCTTCAAACTACAGAGCGTTTGAGTTTGAGCATTTTTAAAAAAGCATTAACCAAAGGCTTGTTATTACGCCCCTTGAATAATACGATTTATCTTATGCCCCCTTACATCATCACGCACAGAGAAATTGAAAAAGCAATTAGTAGTTTAGTAGAAATTATTAATGAATTGAAAACCTAG
- a CDS encoding peptidylprolyl isomerase has product MIEWMQKHKKYLVITIWISTIAFISAGMIGWGQYSFSFHGSSVAKVGDIEISQIELAQEYRRLKDAYAESIPNFKELTEEQIKAMHLENSALNMLINQALLRNFALDLGLSVSKREIAEEIKKTSVFQKDGVFDEKLYKEVLQANNYRPKLFEESVKKSLILQKIGALFPKTTTPLEQSSLSLWAKLQDKVEILILHPKDVKISLSEDEMKQYYEKHKKDFKKPTSFEVRSLYIDSSLENPSLKELEEYYNKNKASYLDKEGKLEGFKKIQEQVKHDLSLQIANEKALKSYIALKKGHQENYTTQKFEENNSPFTTETTHKLDKLKPLEILKPEPFKDGFVVVQLISKTKDELQNFDEAKKTLIARLSQEKTLNALQALAKEKLKTFKGKDIGYISSGFKGTILELNTEESSKFVESLLNRQEKSGFININNKVVLYKITQQNFNHALSAEENQFLERFIGNMKTNSFDNALIEALKKRYKIVKYIQ; this is encoded by the coding sequence ATGATTGAATGGATGCAAAAGCATAAAAAATATTTAGTAATTACTATATGGATAAGCACGATTGCTTTCATCTCAGCAGGTATGATAGGTTGGGGGCAGTATAGTTTTTCTTTTCATGGCAGTAGTGTGGCTAAAGTAGGCGATATTGAAATTTCACAAATTGAGTTAGCCCAAGAATACCGCCGTCTTAAAGATGCTTATGCAGAGTCTATCCCTAATTTTAAAGAGCTAACAGAAGAGCAGATTAAGGCTATGCACTTAGAAAATAGCGCATTGAATATGCTTATCAATCAAGCGTTATTAAGGAATTTTGCCCTAGATTTAGGGCTTAGTGTTAGTAAAAGAGAAATTGCTGAAGAAATCAAAAAAACAAGTGTTTTTCAAAAAGATGGTGTCTTTGATGAAAAGCTTTATAAAGAAGTTTTGCAAGCAAATAATTATCGCCCTAAACTCTTTGAAGAAAGTGTAAAAAAATCCCTAATCTTGCAAAAAATTGGCGCCCTATTCCCTAAAACCACTACTCCCTTAGAGCAATCTAGCTTATCACTTTGGGCAAAACTACAAGATAAAGTAGAAATTCTTATCTTGCACCCCAAAGATGTCAAAATCTCTCTTAGTGAAGATGAGATGAAACAATATTACGAAAAACACAAAAAGGATTTTAAAAAACCCACTAGCTTTGAAGTGCGCTCTTTATATATAGATTCTAGCCTAGAAAACCCTAGTTTAAAAGAACTAGAAGAGTATTACAATAAAAATAAGGCATCTTATTTGGACAAAGAGGGAAAACTAGAAGGTTTTAAAAAGATTCAAGAACAAGTTAAGCATGATTTGAGCCTACAAATTGCTAACGAAAAAGCCTTAAAGAGCTACATTGCCCTAAAAAAAGGGCATCAAGAAAATTACACCACACAAAAATTTGAGGAAAATAACTCCCCTTTTACAACAGAGACCACTCACAAGCTAGACAAACTCAAGCCTCTTGAAATTTTAAAACCTGAACCCTTTAAAGATGGCTTTGTGGTTGTGCAACTTATCTCCAAAACCAAAGATGAGCTACAGAATTTTGACGAAGCTAAAAAGACTTTGATTGCTCGCTTAAGCCAAGAAAAAACTCTAAACGCATTGCAAGCTTTAGCCAAAGAAAAATTAAAAACCTTTAAAGGTAAAGATATTGGTTATATTAGTTCAGGTTTTAAGGGCACTATTCTTGAGCTTAATACAGAGGAAAGCTCCAAATTTGTTGAATCCCTACTAAATCGCCAAGAAAAAAGTGGTTTTATAAACATTAATAACAAAGTTGTTTTGTATAAAATCACTCAGCAAAATTTTAATCACGCTCTTAGTGCTGAAGAAAATCAGTTTTTGGAGCGCTTTATTGGCAACATGAAAACCAATTCATTTGATAATGCCTTAATAGAAGCGCTTAAAAAGCGTTATAAAATTGTCAAATACATTCAATAA
- the ftsA gene encoding cell division protein FtsA, with protein MEHKEIILGVDIGSRKVCAIVAELRDGTLRIIGTAHQDSKGIKRGRINSLSHASSVIKEVIDNAKKMAGLSTYDAPNHSSLSFEESPYSSIRKTKAIVSFSGAYAENTNSAGAASTKDNVVTIDDINRAIKNACAKASLDTNKRILHALPYRFTLDRQDVNDPLGMSGTRLEVFVHIVYTDNNNVENLEKIMIQPDVEVENMVLNSYAASIATLSNDEKEFGVACIDMGGETCNLMIYSGDSMRYNQYIPVGSHHLTTDLSHMLNTPFPHAEELKIKYGDLSESEEESTQGIQIPTTGSDGKESHVVPLNEVQRIMKERALETFRIIHMAIQDSGLQEHLGGGVVLTGGMTMMKGIKELAKAYFDGFPKTCPVRLATPSEQYNIMGMFEDLKDPRFSVAVGLILYKAGGHTNYEQDSKGIIRYHENSDCIKKPNTNPFPTPQEEPSFIGRDLSDLQAPITPKDNKPFLANPTQKKGLFKTFLDKFSTMF; from the coding sequence ATGGAACATAAAGAAATCATTTTAGGGGTTGATATTGGTTCTAGAAAGGTTTGTGCTATAGTTGCAGAGCTTAGAGATGGGACTTTACGCATTATTGGCACTGCTCATCAAGACTCTAAGGGTATTAAACGAGGGCGCATTAATAGCCTTTCGCATGCCTCTAGTGTTATCAAAGAGGTTATTGATAATGCTAAAAAAATGGCTGGGTTAAGCACTTATGATGCTCCCAATCATTCTTCCTTATCTTTTGAAGAATCCCCTTATAGCTCTATTAGAAAAACTAAAGCTATTGTCTCATTTTCTGGGGCTTATGCAGAAAACACTAATAGTGCTGGAGCAGCAAGCACCAAAGATAATGTTGTTACCATAGATGACATTAATCGTGCTATTAAGAATGCTTGTGCTAAGGCTAGTTTGGATACTAATAAGCGTATTTTGCACGCTCTCCCCTATCGCTTTACCTTGGATAGACAAGATGTCAATGACCCCTTAGGCATGAGTGGGACTCGCCTAGAAGTCTTTGTGCATATTGTTTATACAGACAACAACAATGTTGAAAACTTAGAAAAAATTATGATTCAACCGGATGTGGAAGTTGAAAATATGGTGCTTAATTCCTATGCTGCCTCTATTGCCACACTATCTAATGATGAAAAAGAATTTGGTGTAGCTTGTATTGATATGGGCGGAGAGACTTGTAATCTTATGATATATAGTGGCGATTCTATGCGTTATAATCAGTATATTCCTGTTGGCTCACACCACTTAACCACTGATTTATCCCATATGCTTAACACTCCTTTTCCTCACGCTGAAGAGTTAAAAATCAAGTATGGCGATTTATCTGAAAGTGAAGAAGAATCTACCCAAGGAATCCAAATCCCTACAACCGGCTCAGATGGCAAAGAAAGTCATGTAGTGCCTCTTAATGAAGTGCAACGCATTATGAAAGAAAGAGCCTTAGAAACTTTTAGAATCATTCATATGGCGATTCAAGATAGCGGACTACAAGAGCATTTGGGCGGAGGCGTTGTCTTAACAGGTGGAATGACTATGATGAAAGGCATTAAAGAATTGGCTAAAGCTTATTTTGACGGCTTTCCTAAAACTTGTCCTGTGCGCTTAGCTACTCCCTCAGAACAATATAACATTATGGGTATGTTTGAAGATTTAAAAGACCCTCGTTTTTCAGTGGCTGTTGGTTTGATTTTATATAAAGCAGGGGGGCATACCAACTATGAGCAAGACTCAAAGGGTATTATTCGCTACCATGAAAACAGCGATTGCATTAAAAAACCTAACACAAATCCATTCCCAACCCCTCAAGAAGAGCCATCATTCATAGGAAGAGATTTAAGCGATTTGCAAGCGCCTATAACACCCAAAGACAACAAACCATTTCTCGCAAATCCCACTCAAAAAAAGGGGCTTTTTAAGACTTTTCTTGATAAATTCTCTACCATGTTTTAA
- the ftsZ gene encoding cell division protein FtsZ — MIHEVGVEEKNIGQAEIQEINDSHHKGAKIVVFGVGGGGSNMIKHLIETNMHQSVIPIATNTDEQHLKNNPASIKIRLGKETTGGLGAGTNSEVGKAAAEESAEEIRELVKGANLVIVSTGLGGGTGTGAAPVIARIAKEAEALTVAVVTKPFKHEGSKRKKRAEEGLEELKKVSDSIVVIPNENLRSTMKRTAGFNECLREVDEVLVRAVSGISGVITQEGNINVDFADLKTIFGFKGFALMGIGEATGENSAATAVENAIQSPLLDDVSIDGAMGVIACFEHHENYPASMLWEAIDIISERVHPDAETKFGDLTRNDIPVDQVRVTIIATGSENSKDEVDIGEIATASQTILKQLRKVGNGEYIHIPTEEELEKPTCIRIQQD, encoded by the coding sequence ATGATTCATGAGGTAGGAGTCGAAGAAAAAAATATCGGTCAAGCAGAAATTCAAGAAATAAACGACTCTCATCATAAAGGGGCTAAAATTGTCGTGTTTGGTGTAGGGGGTGGTGGCTCTAACATGATTAAACATCTCATTGAAACTAACATGCACCAAAGCGTTATCCCCATTGCAACCAACACTGATGAGCAACACCTTAAAAACAACCCTGCATCTATTAAAATCCGCTTAGGTAAAGAAACAACAGGTGGTTTGGGCGCAGGCACAAATTCTGAAGTGGGTAAAGCTGCTGCTGAAGAGAGTGCTGAGGAGATTAGAGAATTGGTTAAGGGGGCTAATTTAGTCATTGTTTCTACTGGACTTGGTGGAGGCACAGGAACAGGAGCTGCTCCTGTAATTGCTAGAATTGCCAAAGAGGCTGAGGCGCTTACTGTTGCTGTAGTTACTAAACCTTTTAAGCATGAGGGAAGTAAAAGAAAAAAGAGAGCCGAAGAGGGATTAGAGGAATTAAAGAAAGTCAGTGATTCTATTGTAGTCATTCCTAATGAAAATCTACGCTCTACAATGAAAAGAACTGCCGGTTTTAATGAGTGCCTTAGAGAAGTAGATGAAGTGCTAGTAAGGGCTGTTAGCGGGATTTCTGGTGTCATTACTCAAGAGGGCAATATCAATGTAGATTTTGCTGACTTAAAAACCATTTTTGGTTTTAAAGGATTTGCCCTTATGGGAATTGGCGAGGCTACAGGAGAAAATTCTGCTGCTACTGCAGTAGAGAATGCTATCCAGTCCCCCCTACTTGATGATGTGTCTATTGATGGAGCTATGGGTGTTATTGCTTGTTTTGAGCACCATGAAAATTATCCTGCATCTATGCTTTGGGAGGCTATTGATATTATTTCTGAGCGTGTTCATCCTGATGCAGAAACTAAGTTTGGCGACCTTACTAGAAATGATATTCCCGTGGATCAAGTGCGTGTAACTATTATTGCTACAGGTTCTGAAAATTCTAAAGATGAAGTGGATATAGGGGAGATTGCTACCGCTTCTCAAACCATTTTAAAACAATTAAGAAAAGTGGGTAATGGAGAATATATCCACATTCCTACTGAAGAAGAGTTGGAGAAACCTACTTGCATAAGAATCCAGCAAGATTGA
- a CDS encoding tetratricopeptide repeat protein, producing the protein MRNVCKVVLKSCLVGALLFGTLSAKHLAEKGTFVYRGEEAYDNREYIQAVRYYEEAIEHNEPLAYVLLGIMYKNGRGVVKSDAKAVEYFKKAVENDVPRGYNNLGVMYKEGRGVPKDEQKAVELFRTAAEKGYTNAYINLGIMYMDGMGVKSDYARATEYFGRAISKGSAEAYILLGDIYYYGNEQLGIEEDQDKAIMYYRMAADMGSSQAYEGLAKSYQYGLGVPKDGKKAEEYKKRACELSNDKDCMKKMNISSN; encoded by the coding sequence ATGAGAAATGTATGCAAGGTAGTATTAAAAAGTTGCTTGGTTGGGGCGTTGTTGTTTGGCACTCTTAGCGCAAAGCACCTTGCAGAAAAAGGAACTTTTGTTTATAGAGGGGAAGAGGCTTATGATAACCGAGAGTATATCCAAGCAGTCCGCTACTATGAAGAGGCTATTGAACATAATGAACCGCTTGCCTATGTCCTTTTAGGCATTATGTATAAAAATGGTAGAGGTGTAGTAAAGAGCGATGCAAAAGCAGTAGAATACTTCAAAAAGGCAGTAGAGAATGATGTGCCTAGAGGGTATAATAATTTGGGTGTGATGTATAAAGAGGGTAGGGGTGTGCCTAAAGATGAGCAAAAAGCTGTGGAGCTTTTTAGAACGGCCGCAGAAAAAGGCTACACTAACGCATATATCAATTTAGGTATCATGTATATGGATGGCATGGGCGTTAAGAGTGATTATGCTAGAGCGACAGAATACTTTGGAAGAGCTATTTCAAAAGGAAGTGCTGAGGCTTATATTCTCTTGGGCGATATTTATTATTATGGTAATGAACAACTTGGCATAGAAGAAGACCAAGACAAGGCTATCATGTATTATAGAATGGCAGCTGATATGGGTTCATCTCAAGCGTATGAGGGTTTAGCTAAGTCCTATCAATATGGATTGGGTGTTCCAAAAGATGGCAAAAAAGCTGAAGAATACAAAAAGCGTGCATGTGAATTGAGTAACGATAAGGATTGCATGAAAAAAATGAATATCTCAAGTAATTAA